From a region of the Cucumis sativus cultivar 9930 chromosome 6, Cucumber_9930_V3, whole genome shotgun sequence genome:
- the LOC101208439 gene encoding coatomer subunit zeta-2, protein MDSCPSIKNILLLDSEGKRVAVKYYSDEWPTNSARETFEKAVFSKTQKSNARNEAEIAMFENNIVIYKFVQDLHFFVTGGEYENELILATVLQGFFDAVGLLLRGHVEKKEALENLDLILLCLDEIVDGGIVLETDGNVIAGKVATQSIDSSAPLSEQTISQALATAREHLTRSLLT, encoded by the exons ATG GATTCTTGTCCTTCgataaaaaatattctccTGTTGGATTCTGAGGGGAAACGTGTGGCTGTCAAGTATTACTCTGATGAGTGGCCAACAAATAGTGCAAGGGAAACTTTCGAGAAAGCTGTCTTTAGCAAAACTCAAAAGAGCAATGCTCGAAATGAAG CGGAGATCGCAATGTTCGAAaacaatattgtaatttataaGTTCGTGCAAGatctacatttttttgtcACTGGTGGGGAATATGAGAATGAGCTTATTTTGGCAACAGTTCTTCAGGGATTCTTCGATGCTGTTGGCCTTCTCCTTAG GGGTCACGTGGAAAAGAAGGAAGCACTTGAAAACTTGGATCTTATTCTGTTGTGTCTTGATGAAATTGTTGATGGAGG TATTGTTCTTGAGACCGATGGAAATGTCATTGCTGGGAAGGTTGCAACTCAAAGTATAGATTCTTCCGCTCCTTTGTCTGAGCAG ACAATAAGTCAAGCACTGGCCACTGCACGAGAACATCTGACGAGATCTCTTCTTACATAA
- the LOC101207464 gene encoding pterin-4-alpha-carbinolamine dehydratase 2, mitochondrial isoform X2, protein MSTLFPCSQSPLRLIFKAKVPFPSLFHTISRSHGRPMSRITGICWEHVGLPSTRKPLSGFRMLCTGEDLTTKKCVPCNSNDLRPMTEDAAKRLIRELVDWNLVNEDSKLKLRRSLKVKSFLKGMDLFQLIAEVAEAEGHHPDLHLVGWNNVTIEIWTHAVGGLTENDFILASKISKLDVHHLLSRKVSISSQHDC, encoded by the exons ATGTCGACTCTGTTTCCGTGTTCCCAATCTCCGTTGCGCTTGATTTTCAAAGCTAAG GTCCCGTTTCCGTCGCTGTTTCACACTATCTCTCGCTCTCATGGACG TCCAATGTCTCGAATTACTGGGATATGTTGGGAGCATGTGGGCTTACCATCAACTAGGAAACCTCTTTCTGGATTTAGAATGCTTTGTACTGGCGAAG ATTTGACCACTAAAAAATGTGTTCCTTGCAATTCAAATGATTTGCGACCAATGACTGAGGATGCAGCAAAACGTTTGATTAGAGAG CTGGTTGACTGGAACCTTGTAAATGAAGATAGTAAGCTTAAGTTGAGGCGATCGCTGAAGGTGAAGAGTTTTCTTAAAGGAATGGATTTGTTTCAACTTATAGCAGAAGTTGCAGAGGCAGAAG GCCATCACCCTGATCTTCATCTAGTTGGATGGAACAATGTAACAATTGAAATCTGGACACATGCAGTAG GTGGACTGACTGAAAACGACTTCATTCTCGCTTCCAAGATCAGCAAGCTTGATGTTCACCACCTACTGAGCCGGAAAGTTTCCATTAGCAGTCAACATGATTGTTGA
- the LOC101207464 gene encoding pterin-4-alpha-carbinolamine dehydratase 2, mitochondrial isoform X1, translating into MSTLFPCSQSPLRLIFKAKVPFPSLFHTISRSHGRPMSRITGICWEHVGLPSTRKPLSGFRMLCTGEDLTTKKCVPCNSNDLRPMTEDAAKRLIRELVDWNLVNEDSKLKLRRSLKVKSFLKGMDLFQLIAEVAEAEEFNAGHHPDLHLVGWNNVTIEIWTHAVGGLTENDFILASKISKLDVHHLLSRKVSISSQHDC; encoded by the exons ATGTCGACTCTGTTTCCGTGTTCCCAATCTCCGTTGCGCTTGATTTTCAAAGCTAAG GTCCCGTTTCCGTCGCTGTTTCACACTATCTCTCGCTCTCATGGACG TCCAATGTCTCGAATTACTGGGATATGTTGGGAGCATGTGGGCTTACCATCAACTAGGAAACCTCTTTCTGGATTTAGAATGCTTTGTACTGGCGAAG ATTTGACCACTAAAAAATGTGTTCCTTGCAATTCAAATGATTTGCGACCAATGACTGAGGATGCAGCAAAACGTTTGATTAGAGAG CTGGTTGACTGGAACCTTGTAAATGAAGATAGTAAGCTTAAGTTGAGGCGATCGCTGAAGGTGAAGAGTTTTCTTAAAGGAATGGATTTGTTTCAACTTATAGCAGAAGTTGCAGAGGCAGAAG AATTCAATGCAGGCCATCACCCTGATCTTCATCTAGTTGGATGGAACAATGTAACAATTGAAATCTGGACACATGCAGTAG GTGGACTGACTGAAAACGACTTCATTCTCGCTTCCAAGATCAGCAAGCTTGATGTTCACCACCTACTGAGCCGGAAAGTTTCCATTAGCAGTCAACATGATTGTTGA
- the LOC101207705 gene encoding DNA-binding protein DDB_G0278111 isoform X2 yields MNDPELEAIRQRRMQELMAQRGMGSQNNPEQQKAQEEARSEAEERRQMMLSQILSMQARERLSRIALVKPEKARGVEDVILRAAQMGQIVEKVSEERLITLLEQINNQTTKQTKVTIQRRRSVLEDDD; encoded by the exons ATG AATGATCCAGAACTAGAAGCAATCAGGCAGAGAAGAATGCAGGAACTCATGGCCCAGCGTGGCATG GGGAGCCAAAATAATCCTGAACAACAGAAGGCCCAGGAAGAAGCTAGGAG TGAAGCAGAGGAACGTAGGCAAATGATGCTGAGTCAGATTCTGTCAATGCAAGCCAGAGAAAGAC TTTCTCGAATTGCATTGGTTAAACCTGAGAAGGCACGAGGTGTCGAAGATGTTATACTGAGAGCTGCACAGATGGGGCAAATTGTAGAGAAG GTCTCTGAAGAGAGGCTTATTACATTGCTAGAACAAATCAACAATCAGACCACAAAACAGACGAAAGTCACT ATACAAAGGCGTCGAAGCGTTCTAGAGGATGACGATTAG
- the LOC101207705 gene encoding DNA-binding protein DDB_G0278111 isoform X1, giving the protein MKCANDPELEAIRQRRMQELMAQRGMGSQNNPEQQKAQEEARSEAEERRQMMLSQILSMQARERLSRIALVKPEKARGVEDVILRAAQMGQIVEKVSEERLITLLEQINNQTTKQTKVTIQRRRSVLEDDD; this is encoded by the exons ATGAAGTGCGCC AATGATCCAGAACTAGAAGCAATCAGGCAGAGAAGAATGCAGGAACTCATGGCCCAGCGTGGCATG GGGAGCCAAAATAATCCTGAACAACAGAAGGCCCAGGAAGAAGCTAGGAG TGAAGCAGAGGAACGTAGGCAAATGATGCTGAGTCAGATTCTGTCAATGCAAGCCAGAGAAAGAC TTTCTCGAATTGCATTGGTTAAACCTGAGAAGGCACGAGGTGTCGAAGATGTTATACTGAGAGCTGCACAGATGGGGCAAATTGTAGAGAAG GTCTCTGAAGAGAGGCTTATTACATTGCTAGAACAAATCAACAATCAGACCACAAAACAGACGAAAGTCACT ATACAAAGGCGTCGAAGCGTTCTAGAGGATGACGATTAG